From the Desulfosarcina sp. BuS5 genome, one window contains:
- a CDS encoding IS3 family transposase (programmed frameshift): protein MGKIRKNYSASFKAKVALETVKKEKTISQLSSEYGVHSNQINQWRKRLLEELPDIFSKKRQKKEKDAEEFQAELYQQIGQLKVELDWLKKKLTFSIDIKRQYIEPNHSLIPVMRQCDLLGINRSTYYYQSCKDESYNLALMRLIDEEYTRYPFYGVEKMTAVLKRQGHTVNPKRIRRLMRLMGLEAIYPKPNLSKASKEHKIYPYLLRGVSIEQVDQVWSTDITYIRLNSGFIYLVAVIDWFSRYVLSYEFSTTLDKDFCIKALQGALKIAKPKIFNTDQGSQFTSDAFTGVLKKADVKISMDGRGRALDNIFVERLWRTVKYERVYLHNYETVREAIQNIGEYFGFYNNERLHQSLDYQTPAEIYFKTFPG, encoded by the exons ATGGGTAAAATTCGAAAAAATTACAGTGCATCATTCAAAGCTAAAGTAGCGCTTGAAACGGTTAAAAAGGAAAAGACGATTTCTCAACTATCTAGTGAATATGGAGTTCATTCAAATCAAATAAATCAATGGCGAAAGCGTCTATTAGAAGAATTGCCCGATATATTTTCAAAAAAGCGTCAAAAAAAAGAAAAAGACGCTGAAGAATTCCAGGCGGAGCTTTACCAGCAAATCGGCCAATTAAAGGTCGAATTGGACTGGCTAAAAAAAAAA CTAACCTTCTCAATTGATATAAAGCGTCAATACATTGAGCCGAATCATTCTTTGATACCGGTAATGCGCCAGTGTGATCTTTTGGGAATAAACAGATCAACCTATTACTATCAATCCTGCAAAGATGAGAGCTATAACCTGGCTCTCATGCGATTGATAGACGAAGAATATACCCGATATCCGTTCTACGGTGTTGAAAAAATGACGGCCGTATTAAAGCGACAAGGGCACACTGTTAATCCTAAACGAATAAGACGTTTGATGCGGCTTATGGGACTTGAAGCTATATATCCAAAACCAAATTTGAGCAAAGCATCAAAAGAGCATAAAATTTATCCATACTTGCTGCGAGGCGTTTCCATTGAGCAAGTTGACCAGGTGTGGTCAACGGATATTACCTATATCCGTTTGAATTCAGGTTTTATCTATCTTGTAGCAGTGATAGACTGGTTTAGTCGGTATGTCCTGAGCTACGAATTTTCAACCACATTGGATAAGGATTTTTGTATAAAAGCCTTACAGGGTGCCTTAAAAATTGCAAAACCTAAGATTTTTAACACGGATCAAGGCAGTCAGTTTACCAGTGATGCCTTTACCGGCGTTTTAAAAAAAGCCGATGTGAAGATCAGCATGGACGGCCGGGGCCGTGCTCTGGATAACATTTTCGTAGAGCGCCTTTGGCGTACCGTGAAATATGAACGTGTTTATCTTCACAATTATGAGACCGTCAGGGAGGCTATTCAAAACATTGGAGAATATTTTGGCTTTTACAATAATGAACGACTCCATCAATCTTTGGATTACCAGACCCCGGCAGAGATATATTTTAAAACTTTTCCAGGGTAA
- the tnpC gene encoding IS66 family transposase → MKTPERIDLDVKQLDALLKRVKELLPPEDYELIKAMADTIYLLSQCVDNKAASIRRLLRMLFGATTEKTGKTKAHPKKKNSVKAKKGHGRKPAKNYTGAKKVRVFHDTLKPGDNCPECLKGKVYELKEPQRIIRITGNAPLSGTVYEMQRLRCNLCGAIFTASTPENVGEDKYDAKAKAMIALLKYGTGMPFNRLKDLQQSLGIPLPASTQFEIVDQMAMELTPIYQEFIRQGAQGDIIHNDDTTMKVLSLMKENKENNPERKGIFTTGILSKTDDHKIALFFTGRQHAGENLMDLLKRRIGLSPPIQMCDALSRNVPKEFETLLANCLTHGRRQFVDVLQSFPEECSYVLEILAEVYKNDKITKEQNMEAEERLRFHQDNSGPLMKKLNTWFHKQIDQHLVEPNSGLGQAIGYMLKHWEALTLFLREPGVPLDNNICEQALKKVVLHRKNALFYKTEHGAMVGDLFMSLIHTCNLSGTNPFDYLTALLEHASELSESPDKWMPWNYKSALIEPDNPEA, encoded by the coding sequence GTGAAGACCCCGGAACGTATAGACCTGGACGTCAAGCAGTTAGATGCTCTTTTAAAGCGTGTTAAAGAACTGTTGCCACCTGAGGACTATGAACTCATCAAGGCTATGGCTGACACTATCTACCTTTTAAGTCAGTGTGTGGACAATAAAGCCGCCTCCATACGACGGCTGTTGCGCATGCTGTTTGGTGCAACTACCGAAAAAACTGGAAAAACAAAGGCTCACCCAAAAAAGAAGAATTCTGTTAAAGCTAAAAAAGGTCATGGCCGCAAACCTGCTAAAAATTATACCGGGGCAAAAAAAGTCAGAGTCTTCCATGATACTCTTAAACCTGGAGACAACTGCCCTGAATGTTTAAAGGGCAAGGTATATGAATTAAAGGAGCCGCAGCGAATCATACGCATCACCGGAAACGCTCCATTAAGTGGAACTGTCTATGAAATGCAGCGTTTACGCTGTAATCTCTGTGGAGCAATTTTCACCGCATCGACACCTGAAAATGTGGGTGAAGACAAATATGATGCAAAAGCCAAGGCCATGATTGCTCTTTTGAAATATGGTACCGGTATGCCATTTAACAGACTTAAAGATCTTCAGCAAAGTCTTGGCATACCATTGCCTGCATCGACACAGTTCGAGATTGTCGATCAAATGGCAATGGAACTTACTCCGATTTATCAGGAATTTATCCGTCAGGGCGCTCAGGGCGATATCATTCATAATGATGACACCACTATGAAGGTTTTGTCCCTGATGAAGGAAAACAAAGAAAATAACCCGGAACGTAAAGGTATATTTACCACGGGTATACTGTCAAAAACCGATGATCATAAAATTGCACTGTTTTTTACCGGCCGTCAGCATGCCGGAGAAAACTTGATGGATTTACTTAAGCGTCGTATTGGTCTGAGCCCACCCATTCAGATGTGTGATGCTCTGTCCAGAAATGTTCCCAAAGAATTCGAAACTCTGCTGGCAAATTGTCTTACACATGGACGAAGACAGTTTGTTGACGTACTGCAAAGCTTCCCGGAAGAGTGCAGTTATGTACTCGAAATCCTCGCAGAGGTATATAAAAATGATAAGATTACCAAAGAACAGAACATGGAAGCTGAAGAACGGCTACGGTTTCATCAGGACAACAGCGGTCCGCTGATGAAAAAGCTCAACACCTGGTTTCACAAACAAATAGACCAACATTTGGTGGAGCCCAACAGCGGGCTGGGCCAGGCTATTGGCTACATGCTCAAACATTGGGAGGCGTTGACCCTTTTTCTCAGGGAACCAGGTGTACCTTTGGACAACAATATTTGCGAACAGGCTTTGAAAAAGGTCGTTCTGCATCGCAAGAATGCTCTGTTTTATAAAACTGAGCATGGTGCCATGGTAGGTGATCTGTTCATGAGTCTGATTCATACCTGTAATTTATCCGGTACCAATCCTTTTGATTACCTGACAGCACTGCTGGAACATGCCTCTGAGTTGTCAGAATCCCCAGATAAATGGATGCCGTGGAATTATAAATCCGCACTGATTGAACCGGACAATCCTGAAGCATAA
- a CDS encoding transposase, with product MKIPCAKRLGFVVSGLSFLQPALTNAQMYDFTLVATALILGSRLHLTEISCMLLKEKAVSTLSYLFSNAKICTDELQMLYLLQTLNTYKISHGYFIIDDTMKHHTKFCKWIHGVFILFDHALGTNLKATCIVFLYYSDGALIKFPIAFRVYHKGTGTLMPWQRGKRCDCITKYDLAVEMMEWAILKGFPKCIVLADSWFGISPFIKELNRLNLDYVLEIKANLKIRESCKEPKLTPKGRLAKYQYDLVGLAKYFEKITTFVRCGFPADPETGQKEKALYITKASTVRLNAIPGKHRIVESHDPATQTIKYLLTNCLTWEATKIISVYSHRWVIEEFFKNAKQLSDMEGATIRSEQGATLALYLVSWIDFLLHLENYKQCTVGKLPKEPLTIPSIVRRAQNENLEAFVLRVQSDEDFVNKLVEFSRANMNRNRKKYKELVVINGDVAAPMKKAA from the coding sequence ATGAAAATTCCATGTGCCAAACGGCTTGGTTTTGTTGTAAGTGGTCTCTCTTTTCTTCAACCCGCACTGACGAATGCCCAGATGTATGACTTTACCTTGGTTGCTACAGCATTAATATTAGGGTCACGTCTACATCTTACTGAAATTAGCTGTATGTTGCTGAAAGAGAAAGCAGTGAGCACACTTTCCTATCTTTTTTCGAATGCAAAAATTTGTACAGATGAATTGCAAATGCTCTATTTGCTTCAGACACTCAACACATACAAAATTTCTCATGGCTATTTCATCATAGATGATACCATGAAACATCATACCAAATTTTGTAAATGGATTCATGGTGTTTTCATATTGTTCGATCATGCACTTGGAACCAATTTAAAAGCAACTTGCATTGTTTTCCTCTATTATAGTGATGGGGCACTTATCAAATTCCCCATTGCTTTTCGAGTATATCACAAGGGAACCGGTACTCTTATGCCTTGGCAACGCGGTAAACGGTGTGACTGCATAACCAAATATGATCTTGCAGTAGAAATGATGGAGTGGGCCATATTAAAAGGGTTTCCAAAGTGTATTGTTCTTGCCGACTCCTGGTTTGGAATATCGCCATTTATCAAGGAGCTTAATCGGCTTAATCTTGACTATGTGCTTGAGATAAAAGCTAATCTCAAGATAAGAGAATCATGCAAAGAACCAAAGTTAACTCCAAAGGGACGATTAGCAAAATATCAATACGATCTTGTTGGATTAGCAAAATATTTTGAAAAAATAACAACCTTTGTTCGTTGTGGATTTCCTGCCGACCCGGAAACAGGTCAAAAGGAAAAAGCACTTTACATAACCAAGGCTTCAACAGTTCGCTTGAATGCCATACCTGGCAAACATCGAATAGTTGAAAGTCACGACCCTGCCACTCAAACCATCAAGTATCTCCTCACCAATTGTCTCACCTGGGAAGCCACCAAAATCATTTCTGTTTATAGCCACCGCTGGGTTATTGAGGAGTTTTTCAAGAATGCAAAGCAGTTGTCCGATATGGAGGGAGCCACTATCAGGAGTGAACAAGGCGCAACACTAGCGTTGTACCTGGTGTCCTGGATTGACTTCCTCCTCCATTTGGAGAATTACAAGCAATGCACTGTTGGAAAACTGCCAAAGGAACCATTAACGATTCCTTCAATAGTTCGCCGAGCGCAAAACGAAAATTTGGAAGCGTTTGTCTTGCGAGTACAATCCGATGAGGATTTCGTTAACAAACTGGTTGAATTCAGCAGGGCTAACATGAACCGCAATCGTAAGAAATACAAAGAGTTAGTTGTTATTAATGGGGATGTTGCTGCTCCTATGAAAAAGGCCGCATAG
- a CDS encoding IS66 family transposase, with protein sequence MPKGHKEFETLLANCLTHGRRQFVDVLQSFPEECSYVLEILAEVYKNDKITKEQNMEAEERLRFHQDNSGPLMKKLNTWFHKQIDQHLVEPNSGLGQAIGYMLKHWEALTLFLREPGVPLDNNICEQALKKVVLHRKNALFYKTEHGAMVGDLFMSLIHTCNLSGTNPFDYLTALLEHASELSESPDKWMPWNYKSALIEPDNPEA encoded by the coding sequence TTGCCGAAAGGACACAAAGAATTCGAAACTCTGCTGGCAAATTGTCTTACACATGGACGAAGACAGTTTGTTGACGTACTGCAAAGCTTCCCGGAAGAGTGCAGTTATGTACTCGAAATCCTCGCAGAGGTATATAAAAATGATAAGATTACCAAAGAACAGAACATGGAAGCTGAAGAACGGCTGCGGTTTCATCAGGACAACAGCGGTCCGCTGATGAAAAAGCTCAACACCTGGTTTCACAAACAAATAGACCAACATTTGGTGGAGCCCAACAGCGGGCTGGGCCAGGCTATTGGCTACATGCTCAAACATTGGGAGGCGTTGACCCTTTTTCTCAGGGAACCAGGTGTACCTTTGGACAACAATATTTGCGAACAGGCTTTGAAAAAGGTCGTTCTGCATCGCAAGAATGCTCTGTTTTATAAAACTGAGCATGGTGCCATGGTAGGTGATCTGTTCATGAGTCTGATTCATACCTGTAATTTATCCGGTACCAATCCTTTTGATTACCTGACAGCACTGCTGGAACATGCCTCTGAGTTGTCAGAATCCCCAGACAAATGGATGCCGTGGAATTATAAATCCGCACTGATTGAACCGGACAATCCTGAAGCATAA